One part of the Mya arenaria isolate MELC-2E11 chromosome 3, ASM2691426v1 genome encodes these proteins:
- the LOC128225803 gene encoding uncharacterized protein LOC128225803, with amino-acid sequence MQRFVMYGLLLAAATVLIANANACTTDSDCPDGCCFSDNRRPTPKCYNVSHLSEPCHLPNHHVTFQLYPCGCAQGLVCDEIHFDLTFPDPVHDAENILLHHGYGICMTTVGNVLG; translated from the exons ATGCAACGTTTTGTGATGTATGGACTCTTGTTGGCTGCTGCGACGGTTCTCATTGCG AATGCCAACGCATGCACGACTGACTCGGACTGTCCAGATGGATGTTGCTTCTCTGACAACCGTCGTCCTACACCGAAATGTTATAATGTTTCGCATTTATCGGAGCCCTGCCATCTTCCAAACCACCATGTAACATTCCAACTTTATCCATGCGGATGTGCTCAAG GTTTAGTATGTGACGAGATCCACTTCGACCTAACATTCCCCGACCCCGTCCATGACGCCGAGAACATTTTGCTTCATCACGGCTATGGCATTTGCATGACCACAGTTGGAAACGTGCTCGGATAG